The following are encoded in a window of Phocoena phocoena chromosome 2, mPhoPho1.1, whole genome shotgun sequence genomic DNA:
- the C2H15orf39 gene encoding uncharacterized protein C15orf39 homolog, whose translation MAEKRPLGTLGPVMYGKLPRLEADSGPGHSLPPSAGNQDPCSYKGAYFSCPMGGPPKTGSERLASWTPYPPLYPTSMAGPPLRADNLLTSCLLYRPPTESSEKVQDSGPVELLPFGPQAHSYPGPPLAAPKPVYRNPLCYGLSTCLGEGAAKRPLDVDWTLVTGPLLPAADPSCSLPPAPGKGQSLDGTFLRGVPAGTSGKDSSVSFSPCQAFLEKYRTIHSTGFLASKYTGPYSGDPKQALSEGPPSPWTQLAQPLGPACQDAVPTHYPLPHPAQALPCPPACRHPEKQGSYGSMLPPQPLGAHKGAGYPAGGLSSPYLRQQAAQTPYMPPVGLDAYSYPSAPLPAPSPGLKLEPPLASRCPVDFAPQTLGFPYARDDLSLYGASPGLGGTPPSQNSVQAVPQPGAFQRAGQPLPASQPCLEPARPAEKPVQEAEEKMWLPSCRREQLQPHLDEHPGAPIVIGDSPVPRTPPALPPCAQERQSLPQNEGTLPPSSPPMPIIDNVFSLAPYRDYLDVQAPEATAEPDPAPAPSESHDKDCRGSLPGREAPSSVHASLKEEVALDLSVKKTTAEAPPTKVPHPAGHAKPTAAVDVPGVGNTVSDVPGVGDTVSDRQVLKKVVTEAPGLPGVPVTTEATPRTNFHSSVAFMFRKFKILRPAPLPATVVPAVVPAVPTSAPAQPAPTPTPVPAGLQILTQPLPVACFNLALPSPPAVAMTSPASAPAPAPSPAPAPAPAPAPAPAPAPAPAPAPAPVVGPAPASTSATADSPEQHFAGLHASLCDAISGSVAHSPPEKLREWLETSGPWGRAAWQDCQGVQGLLSKLLSQLQSFVCTQQCPFPHVVRAGAIFVPIHLVKERLFPRLPPASVDHVLQEHRVELRPTTLSEERALRERALHGCTSRMLKLLALRQLPDIYPDLLGLQWRDCVRRQLGDFDTEAGSVPSSEPTVAREEPESLDLAWKLSAPKAKKPGRKPPTPGLEKAEATAGGGSRGASPTPAAGASLPGPAMRARFRSLLESAWLNGLALPTWGHKASGPDRTAPRPQLLGSQSHQL comes from the exons CCCACCAGCATGGCAGGACCCCCACTTCGGGCAGACAACCTTCTGACCAGCTGCCTGCTCTACCGCCCACCCACAGAAAGCTCCGAGAAAGTACAGGACTCTGGCCCGGTTGAGCTCCTACCCTTCGGTCCTCAGGCTCACTCCTACCCAGGCCCACCACTGGCGGCACCCAAACCTGTCTACCGCAACCCTCTGTGTTACGGGCTCTCAACCTGCCTGGGGGAAGGGGCAGCAAAGAGGCCCCTGGATGTTGATTGGACGCTGGTGACTGGACCCCTGTTACCCGCCGCCGACCCATCTTGTTCtctgcccccagctcctggcaaggGCCAGTCCCTGGATGGTACCTTCCTGCGTGGGGTGCCAGCTGGGACATCTGGCAAAGACTCCTCGGTGAGCTTCTCCCCGTGCCAGGCATTCTTGGAGAAGTATCGGACCATCCACAGCACGGGCTTCCTGGCCTCCAAGTATACAGGTCCTTACTCTGGGGACCCCAAGCAGGCATTGTCCGAGGGACCCCCCAGTCCTTGGACGCAGCTGGCCCAACCTCTGGGACCAGCCTGCCAGGATGCAGTGCCCACCCACTATCCGCTGCCCCATCCCGCACAGGCCCTCCCTTGCCCTCCAGCCTGTCGCCACCCAGAGAAGCAGGGCAGCTATGGCTCAATGCTTCCACCGCAGCCTCTGGGAGCCCACAAGGGGGCCGGGTACCCAGCTGGTGGGCTAAGTAGCCCCTACCTGAGGCAGCAGGCAGCTCAGACACCCTATATGCCCCCAGTGGGGTTGGATGCATATTCCTacccctctgcccccctcccagcACCCTCGCCAGGCCTCAAGCTGGAGCCACCTCTTGCCTCACGCTGCCCAGTGGACTTTGCCCCCCAGACGCTGGGCTTTCCTTACGCCCGGGATGACCTCTCTCTCTATGGAGCATCCCCAGGGCTCGGAGGGACACCACCTTCCCAGAACAGTGTGCAGGCTGTGCCACAGCCCGGGGCCTTCCAGCGGGCAGGCCAGCCTCTGCCTGCCAGCCAGCCATGCTTAGAGCCTGCAAGGCCTGCAGAGAAGCCAGTGCAGGAAGCTGAGGAGAAGATGTGGCTGCCCAGCTGCAGGAGAGAgcagctccagccccacctcGATGAGCACCCTGGGGCACCCATCGTCATTGGAGATAGTCCAGTTCCACGCACCCCACCGGCACTCCCGCCCTGTGCCCAGGAGCGCCAGTCTCTTCCGCAGAACGAGGGCACGCTGCCACCCAGCTCCCCACCCATGCCCATTATCGACAACGTCTTCAGCCTGGCCCCCTACCGTGACTACCTGGACGTGCAGGCACCTGAGGCCACAGCTGAGCCAGACCCGGCCCCAGCCCCCAGTGAGAGCCATGACAAAGACTGCAGGGGATCTCTGCCTGGCCGGGAAGCCCCCTCGAGTGTGCACGCCTCACTTAAGGAGGAGGTGGCACTGGACTTGAGTGTGAAGAAGACCACGGCAGAGGCCCCCCCTACCAAGGTCCCTCATCCCGCAGGGCATGCCAAGCCCACCGCAGCTGTGGATGTGCCAGGTGTGGGAAACACAGTCTCCGACGTGCCAGGCGTGGGGGACACAGTCTCAGATCGGCAAGTCCTGAAAAAGGTAGTCACAGAGGCACCAGGCCTGCCTGGGGTGCCAGTGACCACAGAGGCGACCCCAAGGACCAACTTCCACAGCTCTGTAGCCTTCATGTTCCGAAAATTCAAGATCCTCCGGCCAGCACCCTTGCCTGCAACTGTGGTTCCAGCCGTGGTCCCAGCTGTGCCCACCTCAGCCCCTGCTCAGCCTGCACCCACCCCCACACCTGTGCCCGCTGGACTACAGATTCTCACCCAGCCCTTGCCCGTGGCCTGCTTCAACCTGGCGCTGCCCAGCCCTCCAGCCGTAGCCATGACCTCCCCCGCCTCGGCCCCTGCTCCGGCTCCATCGCCTGCaccggctccggctccggctccggctccggctccagctccagctccggctccggctccggctccggctccaGTTGTAGGCCCTGCTCCAGCGTCTACTTCTGCCACAGCAGACTCCCCAGAGCAACACTTTGCAGGACTGCATGCCTCCCTGTGTGACGCCatctcaggctcagtggcccacTCCCCGCCGGAAAAGCTGCGCGAGTGGCTTGAGACGTCTGGGCCTTGGGGCCGGGCGGCGTGGCAGGACTGCCAGGGTGTGCAGGGGCTGCTGAGCAAGCTGCTGTCCCAGCTGCAGAGCTTCGTGTGCACGCAGCAGTGCCCCTTCCCCCACGTGGTGCGGGCCGGGGCCATCTTCGTGCCCATCCACCTGGTGAAGGAGCGGCTCTTCCCGCGGCTGCCACCCGCTTCCGTGGACCACGTGCTGCAGGAGCATCGCGTGGAGCTGCGGCCCACCACGCTGTCGGAGGAGCGGGCCCTGCGGGAGCGCGCCCTGCACGGCTGCACGTCGCGCATGCTGAAGCTGCTGGCGCTGCGCCAGCTGCCCGACATCTACCCTGACCTGCTGGGCCTTCAGTGGCGAGACTGTGTACGCCGCCAGCTGG GTGACTTTGACACTGAGGCTGGATCTGTGCCCTCCTCAGAGCCCACCGTGGCCAGAGAGGAGCCAGAGAGCCTAGACCTGGCTTGGAAGTTGTCTGCCCCCAAAGCCAAAAAGCCGGGGAGGAAGCCACCAACCCCTGGCCTGGAGAAAGCAGAGGCAACTGCTGGAGGAGGGTCCCGAGGTGCCTCACCCACCCCTGCTGCTGGTGCCAGCTTGCCCGGCCCCGCGATGAGGGCGCGCTTCCGCAGCCTGCTCGAATCCGCCTGGCTCAAtggcctggctctgcccactTGGGGCCACAAGGCCTCAGGACCCGACCGGACCGCGCCCCGCCCGCAGCTATTGGGGAGCCAGAGTCATCAGCTGTAG